One genomic window of Rhodopirellula halodulae includes the following:
- a CDS encoding IS5 family transposase: MNVTKEYSSNLSDEQWRLIEKLLPTPKKFGRKPIDRRAVINAILYWNRTGCQWRYLPFDFPNWSTVYGVFRRWRMDGTWQRIHDRLRESVRKSEGKKPTPTVAIIDSQSVKTAEGGEQRSYDAGKKITGRKRHIAVDTLGLLLVVVVHAADFQDYEGAHFVLHRIKDKYGRLKVVFADSAYGKCGIPDWVQTACRLLLQTVLRPVHAKGFVVLPKRWIVERTFAWMNRHRRLSKDYERLTETSETVIYIAMIDLMSRRLAKRKMAF, translated from the coding sequence TCGAGAAACTGCTACCAACGCCGAAAAAATTTGGGCGCAAGCCAATCGATCGACGGGCCGTCATCAATGCTATTCTCTATTGGAACCGAACGGGATGCCAATGGCGGTATCTGCCCTTCGACTTTCCGAATTGGAGCACGGTGTATGGTGTCTTTCGCCGCTGGCGGATGGATGGAACATGGCAGCGCATTCACGATCGACTGCGGGAATCAGTACGGAAATCCGAAGGAAAGAAACCAACTCCAACGGTCGCAATCATTGATAGCCAATCGGTGAAAACGGCGGAGGGCGGTGAACAGCGAAGCTACGATGCGGGAAAGAAAATCACCGGTCGCAAACGCCACATTGCGGTCGACACGCTGGGGTTGCTGCTGGTCGTTGTTGTGCATGCAGCGGACTTTCAGGACTACGAAGGAGCCCACTTTGTGCTACACAGGATCAAAGACAAGTATGGCCGACTCAAGGTTGTCTTTGCAGACAGCGCCTACGGCAAATGCGGAATACCCGATTGGGTGCAGACCGCTTGCCGTCTTCTACTTCAAACCGTTCTACGGCCGGTCCATGCAAAAGGCTTTGTTGTTCTACCGAAGCGTTGGATTGTCGAACGCACCTTTGCCTGGATGAATCGACATCGCAGGCTCTCCAAAGACTACGAACGCCTAACCGAAACATCCGAGACTGTCATTTACATCGCAATGATTGACCTGATGAGCCGACGACTCGCCAAACGAAAAATGGCATTTTAA